Genomic DNA from Candidatus Tiamatella incendiivivens:
TAAGGAGCGAGCTAAACTCCTTCACAGCGAACTCTCAAAAATACCTGGATTTGAAAACTATCTTCCAGAAGGCGCTTTCTACCTATACCCTAGAGTGGAAAATCTGCTCAAAATGGTTAACATGAATACGGAGCAATTCGTAAACTACCTTCTAGAAGAGAAAGGAGTGGTAGTATTACCGGGAGCATCATTTCCAGATAAGGCAGGAATTAACCACATAAGATTCAGTTTCGCGACAAGCAGAGATGTGATAAAGAAGGGAACAGAGCTGATCAAGGAAGCCGTAGAGGAACTATTGAATAAGTAATAACCTGCTCCAACCTTAGCCTAAGACCTTGGGGGATTTCGTATTGTTTTTAATTCCATTAATTCTCTCACTAGCTCGCTTGGAAGGGTAAAATAGTATAGCTAAGATTGAAAGTGAAATAGTATAAATACCAGCAGTCAATCTCAATGGAAGCTCCAGATTAATATCGAATAAATATCCTCCTACCATCCTGCCGAAACCAGCTGGAAGAGTCCATGAGAGGCTCATTAAGCTACTTGCTACTCCCCTTTTCTCGAAAGGCACTAGGCTCAAGGAGAATGACTGGAACAATGGATTCGCTACATTCATAAGTATACTTCTAGTTATAAAGAAGCTACTAGCCAGAGTATAGTTATTCGTTAAAGTGATCAAGACGAGTAAAGGTATACTAGAGTACGATACCACCAGGTAAAGCTTCAAAGGACCACCGACTCTGTCTGATATATGTGGCATAGCGACCATTATGAACGCCATTATTAACTGTTGAACACCGAAGACGCTTCCAAGGAGCCCGCTGTTAACATTGTACTTCACGGTAAAATAATAGTCTATATTATGGATGCTCATAGCTGCGGCAAACCCTATCAAAGCATTCACTATAGCAATCCACCAAAATGCTCCTAAACCATGGAAACCTGAGAAGAAGCCTTTCCCCCCACCTTCTAACCTCTCCTCTCTAACAGTTAAAGGCAATGGAAATGATAGAATCGTTAATATGCCTAGAATAAAGAAGGTGTCCTCGTATGCTTCTACAAGAGATAGTCCCATAATACGGGACGCGTAAACTGGAGCCCACCCAAGGAAGCTTCCAATTCCTCCCCCTAAAGTCTGGCTAGCAGAGAAATAGCTGAACCTATAATGCATGTCTTTATCCAAGCCCGTTCTAGATAGTAGAACAGTTACACCAGTATAAAGCAGACCTCCTCCTATCCCATTGATTAAAGCAGCTGTATAAATTAACGAGACAGTACCCTGGCTTAGTATGATGAACCCTATTCCAGAAAAGATTACTCCAACTAGACTAACAATCCTGCCTCCATACCTATCGCTGAGAGGCCCAGCTATGAATGTTACTACTGCAAGAGTTAGAACATTTAGCCCACCATAAAGCCCGTACATCTTACCAGTGAAACCTAACCCTCTCAGATAAGGTGCCATTGTAGCCCAGGAAATACCTCCAACTATACCAAGCAGAAAGCCTATCGTAACCATTGGAAGCTGAAGTTTACCGGTAAGCTTCATTCCACATGTACCGGTCATACTAGACGTAATGTACTAGTTTAAATATATAGAAATATTGTATAATAGAGGAGAACCATGGGAAATGGGCTGTAATAATCCTATCATTAAAATGAATCCGATAAGCGAACAGCCAGTGACCAACGCTAGAAGGGTGTGAAAAGCTTTCAGCGGTAGAGGATCCTGGGAAATCACTTTAGAATAAACCGAACCTAGGTCTCCTCAAATCCCCTCTGAACTCTCCCCTGATATTTAGCTTGTAACCGCAATTAGGGCACTTATTACCTTTCTCCAGTCGCCAAGCAGTTATATAGAATCCATACCTTTCAATAACCAGATAACCGCATTTCGGGCAGTACGTATTCTCTAATCTATGTCCCCATATGTTACCCACGTAAACATGCTTCAAACCTTCCTCCACCGCAATTTTAGCAAGCTTCTCCAATGTCTCAAGTGGTGTAGCAGGAAGATTTCTCAGTTTATAGTCAGGGTGAAACCTCAGCAGGTGGAAAGGAGTTTCCTCCCCCAGATTGTCCCTAACCCATCTTGCCAGTTTCCTAATGTCCTCTGGTTTATCGCCTATCTCAGGCACAACAAGGTTTGTAATCTCTAGAAACCAGCCTTCTCTATCCATCTCTAAGATAGTTTCATAGATAGGCTCAGGATTCCATACACCCATAATCTTACGGTAAAACTCCTTGTTACCTCCTCCCTTCAGGTCTACGGTTGCAGCATCCATCAAGCTACCTAGCTTTCTAACCGCTTCAGGAGTCATATAACCATTGGTAACCATTGTATTATAGAGGCCATGCTGTTTAGCTAGCTTCGCAGTATCATATAGGAATTCGAAGAAAATAGTAGGCTCATTGTATGTATAAGTTATCCCGTCAGCACCTAGGGATAAAGCCTCTTCAACCACCTTCTCAGGAGGCATATAAACACCATACAATCCTTCTTCCAGTCTAGACTGGCTGAGCTCCCAGTTCTGACAGAATTTACAGTAGAAGTTACAGCCTACAGTAGCTATGCTGAAAGTGGAGCTTCCAGGGTAGAAGTGCATGAGAGGCTTCTTCTCAATGGGATCCAAGTGAGCCGCTGAAACTAGTCCGTAGACCATAGTATATAATCTCCCATCGATATTCTTTCTAACACCGCAAGCTCCATATTTTCCAGGGGCTATAATGCACCTCTTGTGACATAGATTACACTTTACATAGCCGGGCTTACCTTCTACCGGCTCCCAGAAATCTGCTTCACGAACATAGGGCTTCCCTCTGAGATCCTTTGGCAAGTGTATACACCCGTAAATTAAGGCCTGATTTTGAAGTATATTCTTCTATTATTTCTTCCCTTATTCTTCAAGCGGAGGAACACTATTTCCCCTATCTCCCTAGTGTTCTTAACGTGTGGGCCTCCATCTGCCTGAATATCTAAACCTGGTATCTCAACTATCCTCAACGTATCTACACTGGGTGGGAGAGCGTTTGCTAGCTTTACAATTCCAGGTATCTTCATAGCCTCCTCCTTAGGCAGATAGTAGATCTTAACCTCAATACCTTTGCTGACAATATCATTAGTCTCCCGGATAGCTTGCTCAACAATACTCCTATCCGGCTTCTCCAGGTTAACATCAACCCTACTCTCATCGAGCCCTATCTGATTACCTGTAACGAGAACACCTGTCATTCTATTCAACACGGCAATCAGTGCATGCAAACCTGTATGAGTACGCATAACCCTATACCTCCTCTCCCAATCGATAATACCGTGAACGATTGTTCCCAAAGGAATAGCAGCTTCTTCCAGGTAGTGATTAACTATGCCACC
This window encodes:
- a CDS encoding MFS transporter, producing MKLTGKLQLPMVTIGFLLGIVGGISWATMAPYLRGLGFTGKMYGLYGGLNVLTLAVVTFIAGPLSDRYGGRIVSLVGVIFSGIGFIILSQGTVSLIYTAALINGIGGGLLYTGVTVLLSRTGLDKDMHYRFSYFSASQTLGGGIGSFLGWAPVYASRIMGLSLVEAYEDTFFILGILTILSFPLPLTVREERLEGGGKGFFSGFHGLGAFWWIAIVNALIGFAAAMSIHNIDYYFTVKYNVNSGLLGSVFGVQQLIMAFIMVAMPHISDRVGGPLKLYLVVSYSSIPLLVLITLTNNYTLASSFFITRSILMNVANPLFQSFSLSLVPFEKRGVASSLMSLSWTLPAGFGRMVGGYLFDINLELPLRLTAGIYTISLSILAILFYPSKRASERINGIKNNTKSPKVLG
- the amrS gene encoding AmmeMemoRadiSam system radical SAM enzyme; protein product: MPKDLRGKPYVREADFWEPVEGKPGYVKCNLCHKRCIIAPGKYGACGVRKNIDGRLYTMVYGLVSAAHLDPIEKKPLMHFYPGSSTFSIATVGCNFYCKFCQNWELSQSRLEEGLYGVYMPPEKVVEEALSLGADGITYTYNEPTIFFEFLYDTAKLAKQHGLYNTMVTNGYMTPEAVRKLGSLMDAATVDLKGGGNKEFYRKIMGVWNPEPIYETILEMDREGWFLEITNLVVPEIGDKPEDIRKLARWVRDNLGEETPFHLLRFHPDYKLRNLPATPLETLEKLAKIAVEEGLKHVYVGNIWGHRLENTYCPKCGYLVIERYGFYITAWRLEKGNKCPNCGYKLNIRGEFRGDLRRPRFGLF
- a CDS encoding alanyl-tRNA editing protein; protein product: MITKLLYMDDSYLKEFDAKVIDSGENWVILDQTAFYPRGGGLPCDTGVLKWSGNEVKVTRAVKEGGIVNHYLEEAAIPLGTIVHGIIDWERRYRVMRTHTGLHALIAVLNRMTGVLVTGNQIGLDESRVDVNLEKPDRSIVEQAIRETNDIVSKGIEVKIYYLPKEEAMKIPGIVKLANALPPSVDTLRIVEIPGLDIQADGGPHVKNTREIGEIVFLRLKNKGRNNRRIYFKIRP